In Candidatus Polarisedimenticolaceae bacterium, a single window of DNA contains:
- a CDS encoding tryptophan 2,3-dioxygenase family protein produces the protein MSELTYASYLKLTELLRLQTPRSDPPEHDEMLFIVIHQVYELWFLEILHEIEKVKRDFTAGDLWGAVHTLKRVRMILKTAVAQLDILETMTPMSFASFRSRLETASGFQSYQFRELEYVLGYRRPELLKYHPEGSEARRRLEARLAERSLLDHFDDFLAHHGVEPAARREGLLRLYRTRPDLAILFELMTDIDEGMQEWRYRHVKLVERTIGAKKGTGGSPGVAFLKESLFKPFFPDLWAIRHEL, from the coding sequence ATGAGCGAGCTGACCTACGCGAGTTACCTGAAGCTCACGGAGCTCCTCCGGCTCCAGACGCCGCGCTCGGACCCCCCTGAACACGACGAGATGCTCTTCATCGTCATTCACCAGGTCTACGAGCTGTGGTTCCTGGAGATCCTCCACGAGATCGAGAAGGTGAAGCGCGACTTCACCGCGGGCGACCTCTGGGGGGCGGTGCACACCCTCAAACGCGTCCGGATGATCCTGAAGACCGCTGTGGCGCAGCTCGACATCCTCGAGACGATGACCCCGATGTCGTTCGCCTCGTTCCGAAGCCGCCTCGAGACCGCCTCGGGGTTCCAGTCGTACCAGTTCCGCGAGCTGGAGTACGTACTCGGCTACCGGCGTCCGGAGCTGCTGAAGTACCACCCCGAGGGCTCCGAGGCGCGCCGCCGCCTCGAGGCCCGTCTCGCCGAGCGCTCGCTGCTCGATCATTTCGACGACTTCCTCGCCCACCACGGCGTCGAGCCGGCCGCCCGCCGGGAGGGGCTGCTCCGGCTCTACCGGACGCGCCCCGACCTCGCGATCCTCTTCGAATTGATGACGGACATCGACGAGGGGATGCAGGAGTGGCGGTACCGGCACGTGAAGCTCGTGGAGCGGACGATCGGCGCCAAGAAGGGGACGGGAGGCTCGCCGGGGGTGGCCTTCCTGAAGGAATCGCTCTTCAAGCCGTTCTTCCCCGATCTGTGGGCGATCCGGCACGAGCTCTGA
- a CDS encoding NAD(P)/FAD-dependent oxidoreductase yields the protein MRRKVTVVGAGLGGSLAALFLARQGHEVAIHERRPDPRKGPATRGRSINLAISTRGLAALEAVGLDAAVREMSVPMRGRMIHPVEGALAYQPYGSEAHHVLHSVSRAGLNRLLVEAVERLPNARVVFGRRCTGVDLDRAACTFEDVATGAHDEVVADVVVSADGAYSEIRGALQRTDRFEYSQSYLGHGYRELAIPPAPGGKHRLEPNALHIWPRGGFMMIALPNADGSFTCTCFWPFDGPNGLSTPKTERDVLDYFGRVFPDAVPLIPTLGSDFLLNPIGSLVTVRCAPWFWKDKAVLLGDAAHAIVPFYGQGANAAFEDCLVLDRCWRESAEDLSAAFERYFRERKVHADTVADLAIANFVEMRDKTASPWFRLGKRFEKLLHRLFPGSFVPLYYLVSFSRTPYADAVRRAADQWRVVRWVGAGIVFAAAAAAAILAQR from the coding sequence GTGAGGCGCAAGGTCACCGTCGTCGGCGCCGGGCTCGGGGGCTCCCTCGCCGCCCTGTTCCTGGCGCGGCAGGGGCACGAGGTCGCGATCCACGAGCGGCGCCCCGATCCGAGGAAGGGGCCGGCGACGCGCGGGCGGTCGATCAACCTCGCGATCTCGACGCGGGGCCTGGCCGCCCTCGAGGCGGTCGGCCTGGACGCCGCGGTGCGCGAGATGTCGGTCCCGATGCGCGGGCGGATGATCCATCCCGTCGAGGGCGCGCTCGCCTATCAGCCGTACGGTTCGGAGGCGCACCACGTGTTGCACTCCGTGTCGCGCGCGGGGCTGAACCGGCTGCTGGTGGAGGCGGTCGAGCGGCTCCCGAACGCCCGCGTCGTCTTCGGGAGACGCTGCACCGGCGTCGACCTCGACCGTGCCGCCTGCACCTTCGAGGACGTGGCCACGGGCGCGCACGACGAGGTCGTCGCGGACGTCGTCGTGAGCGCCGACGGCGCCTACTCGGAGATCCGCGGCGCGCTGCAGCGCACGGACCGTTTCGAGTACTCGCAGTCCTATCTCGGGCACGGTTACCGCGAGCTCGCCATCCCGCCCGCGCCGGGAGGAAAACACCGCCTGGAGCCGAACGCGCTGCACATCTGGCCGCGCGGCGGCTTCATGATGATCGCGCTCCCGAACGCCGACGGCTCGTTCACCTGCACCTGCTTCTGGCCGTTCGACGGTCCCAACGGCCTCTCCACACCGAAGACCGAGCGCGACGTCCTCGACTACTTCGGGCGCGTCTTCCCCGACGCCGTGCCGCTGATCCCGACCCTGGGCTCCGACTTCCTCCTCAACCCGATCGGCTCGCTCGTCACCGTGCGCTGCGCGCCCTGGTTCTGGAAGGACAAGGCGGTCCTCCTCGGCGACGCGGCGCACGCGATCGTCCCGTTCTACGGACAGGGCGCGAACGCCGCCTTCGAGGACTGCCTGGTCCTCGACCGGTGCTGGCGCGAGAGCGCGGAGGATCTCTCCGCCGCGTTCGAACGCTACTTCCGCGAGCGGAAGGTCCACGCCGACACCGTCGCCGACCTGGCGATCGCGAACTTCGTCGAGATGCGGGACAAGACGGCGTCCCCCTGGTTCCGACTCGGCAAGCGCTTCGAAAAGCTCCTGCACCGCCTGTTCCCGGGGTCGTTCGTGCCCCTCTATTACCTCGTGTCGTTCAGCCGGACTCCCTACGCGGACGCGGTCCGGAGGGCGGCCGACCAGTGGCGCGTCGTGCGCTGGGTGGGCGCGGGGATCGTTTTCGCGGCGGCGGCCGCCGCTGCTATCCTCGCGCAGCGATGA
- the kynU gene encoding kynureninase, producing the protein MRLGEQEAIALDAADPLARFRDRFELPTGPDGRSLVYLAGNSLGLMPRAARAYVAQELDDWARLGVEGHFHAKTPWYGYHETLRDPLARLVGALPGEVVAMNSLTVNLHLMLATFYRPTPSRHAILIEEKAFPSDIYAAQSQATLRGLDPASSVLVVPETEVLETLERRGGEIAVVLLSGVQYYGGRLFDIPAITRAARSKGCVVGWDLAHAAGNVPLELHDWNVDFAAWCSYKYLNAGPGAIAGCFVHERHASNVALPRMGGWWGNDPETRFRMHLNETFVPRATADGWQLSNPPILAMAPLRASLEIFDEAGIGPLRSKSLRLTAFLEALLEAVPGSPFEILTPRDPEARGCQLSLRVKDRPRERFAALEAAGVVADFRPPEVIRVAPVPLYNSFHDVWRAAEAIAEVGA; encoded by the coding sequence ATGAGGCTCGGAGAGCAGGAGGCGATCGCGCTCGACGCCGCCGACCCGCTCGCGCGGTTCCGCGACCGGTTCGAGCTCCCGACGGGGCCGGACGGCCGCTCGCTCGTCTACCTCGCCGGGAACTCGCTCGGGCTGATGCCGCGCGCCGCGCGGGCCTACGTCGCCCAGGAGCTCGACGACTGGGCCCGCCTGGGTGTGGAAGGGCACTTCCACGCGAAGACGCCGTGGTACGGCTACCACGAAACGCTCCGCGATCCGCTGGCGCGACTGGTCGGGGCGCTCCCCGGCGAAGTCGTCGCGATGAACTCCCTCACCGTGAACCTCCACCTGATGCTGGCGACGTTCTACCGCCCGACGCCCTCGCGCCACGCGATCCTGATCGAGGAGAAGGCGTTCCCCTCCGACATCTACGCCGCGCAGTCGCAGGCGACGCTTCGCGGCCTCGATCCGGCGTCCTCGGTGCTGGTCGTTCCCGAGACGGAGGTCCTCGAGACGCTGGAGCGCAGGGGAGGAGAGATCGCGGTCGTGCTGCTGTCGGGAGTCCAGTACTACGGCGGCCGGCTCTTCGACATCCCCGCGATCACGCGCGCCGCGCGGTCGAAGGGGTGCGTCGTGGGGTGGGACCTCGCGCACGCCGCGGGGAACGTGCCCCTCGAGCTCCACGACTGGAACGTCGATTTCGCGGCGTGGTGCTCCTACAAGTACCTGAACGCCGGCCCCGGGGCGATCGCCGGGTGCTTCGTGCACGAGCGGCACGCGTCGAACGTCGCGCTTCCGCGGATGGGGGGCTGGTGGGGGAACGACCCCGAGACCCGGTTCCGGATGCACCTCAACGAGACCTTCGTGCCGCGCGCCACGGCGGACGGGTGGCAGCTGTCCAACCCCCCGATCCTCGCGATGGCGCCGCTGCGTGCGTCGCTCGAGATCTTCGACGAAGCCGGGATCGGCCCGCTGCGCTCGAAGTCGCTGAGGCTGACCGCGTTCCTCGAGGCGCTGCTCGAGGCGGTGCCGGGTTCCCCGTTCGAGATCCTGACGCCGCGCGATCCGGAGGCGCGGGGGTGCCAACTCTCGCTCCGGGTCAAGGACCGGCCGCGCGAGCGTTTCGCCGCGCTCGAGGCGGCGGGGGTCGTCGCCGACTTCCGGCCGCCCGAGGTGATCCGCGTGGCCCCGGTTCCGCTGTACAACTCGTTCCATGACGTCTGGCGGGCGGCCGAGGCGATCGCGGAGGTGGGAGCGTGA